From Vanrija pseudolonga chromosome 1, complete sequence, a single genomic window includes:
- the asaE_17 gene encoding MFS transporter asaE, whose amino-acid sequence MDHEADEDSSARQTGYELSALSKAARRPSRASAGHERPSFGLQLSKFAPEDEAVTVDDEPVPEYYGATKAQAVRFDALPAVEGSLFKTDARPGPSIPPTPTERAFDHGGILEGGEGDAEAVDAALRASPPRDTGAEDAAEASAEPLPPVDGGREAWLFLAAGTLVEVMVWGLPFSSGVLLEYWSNTLFKDRPGVEGTLALAATLPTAILYFLGAPLGPLFAALPWYEKYFQLGGLVIATCGIVASAFATEPWHLVLTIGIMFTFSGLTYYPCATIIFEWWHKRVGMASGIMYAGTGLGGTMYPFLVTALLKRAGYKWTMIALACIFFALNAAALPFIKRRIPLPPRPKLRLRRGERERHPPGPRRRVFDLAWLRTAAPWTAFGTVFLGSLANFIPAVWLPVFAATVGITTPSGTGLIAILNAVTVVGQTMGGWLSDRVPVRVIMFAQSLFACLACLLLWGRFGTHAAGLTAFTIVWSLSAGSMAGLWASLIRVFARGDPAVPPLGFSVFMTLRGIGNLASGPIATALLKMHRFGGAGGAYGHTDYGALVIYTGTMMAAGGCVIAFFPSK is encoded by the exons ATGGAccacgaggccgacgaggacagcTCCGCCAGGCAGACGGGGTACGAGCTCTCCGCGCTCTCCaaggctgcgcgccgcccgtcgcgcgcgagcgcggggcaCGAGCGGCCGTCGTTCGGGCTGCAGCTGAGCAAGTTTgcgcccgaggacgaggcggtcacggtcgacgacgagccagtcCCAGAGTACTACGGCGCCACCAAGGCCCAGGCCGTGCGCTTTGACGCGctccccgccgtcgaggggAGCTTGTTCAAAACCGATGCGCGCCCCGGGCCCTCGatcccgccgacgccgacggaaCGTGCGTTCGACCACGGGGGGATCCTcgaaggcggcgagggcgacgccgaggctgtcgacgcggcgctgcgcgcctccccgccgcgcgacacaggcgccgaggacgctgCCGAAGCCtccgccgagccgctgcccCCCGTCGACGGTGGGCGCGAGGCCTGGCTCTTCCTCGCTGCCGGCACGTTGGTCGAGGTCATGGTCTGGGGCCtgcccttctcctcgggcgtgctgctcgagtACTGGTCCAACACGCTGTTCAAGGACCGCCCCGGTGTCGAGGGaacgctcgcgctcgcagcgacgctgccgacggcCATCCTCTACTttctcggcgcgccgctcgggcC CCTCTTCGCTGCGCTACCTTGGTATGAGAAATACTTCCAGCTAGGAGGTCTCGTCATCGCTACCTGCGGCATAGTCGCGTCTGCGTTTGCGACCGAG CCATGGCACCTCGTCCTGACCATCGGCATCATGTTCACCTTCTCTGGCC TCACATACTACCCCTGCGCGACGATCATCTTCGAGTGGTGGCACAAGCGCGTCGGCATGGCCTCGGGGATCATGTACGCTGGCACCGGGCTCGGCGGGACCATGTACCCTTTCCTCGTGACGGCGCTGCTCAAGCGGGCGGGGTACAAGTGGACGATGATTGCGCTGGCGTGCATCTTCttcgcgctcaacgccgccgcgctgccgttcATCAAGCGGCGTAtcccgctcccgccgcgcccgaagctccgcctgcgccggggcgagcgcgagcgacacCCGCCcgggccgaggaggcgcgtgTTCGACCTCGCGTGGCTgcgcaccgcggcgccgtggacCGCGTTCGGGACCGTGTTTCTCGGCTCGCTGGCCAACTTTATCCCTGCGGTCTGGCTGCCCGTGTTTGCGGCCACGGTGGGGatcacgacgccgagcggcacgGGCCTGATTGCGATCCTGAACGCCGTCACTGTCGTCGGGCAGACCATGGGCGGCTGGCTGTCCGACCGCGTGCCCGTCCGCGTAATCATGTTTGCGCAGAGCTTGTTCGCGTGCCTCGCATGCCTGCTGCTCTGGGGCAGGTTCGGGACGCACGCGGCCGGCCTGACGGCGTTCACGATCGTGtggagcttgtcggcgggcAGCATGGCCGGACTGTGGGCGAGCCTGATCCGCGTGtttgcgcgcggcgacccCGCCGTCCCGCCGCTGGGCTTCAGCGTGTTCATGACGCTGCGAGGGATTGGGAATTTGGCGTCGG GCCCTATTGCCACGGCTCTGCTCAAGATGCACCggttcggcggcgcgggcggcgcatACGGGCACACCGACTAT GGTGCGCTTGTTATCTACACGGGCACCATGATGGCGGCTGGTGGGTGTGTGATTGCCTTCTTCCCGTCGAAGTAG